The sequence below is a genomic window from Streptomyces sp. NBC_00582.
CAGGGAAGATGGGGAAATGTCGGGCGGGGTTCCAAACCGATCAAGCCGGGTGCAGGCGCTGATGCGTGGTCCGCGCCCCCAGTCCGTACCCGCCCTCGTCGGCAGAGCCTGTGCCCTCGTGGGGCTGGTGGACGTCGCGGCGGGCATCTTCCCGCGGTTCCGGCAGAGCCGTATGCACACACTCGCCGAGGTGCTGCCCGGCTCGTTCGGCCCCTTCGCGGCGGCGCTCTCGCTCAGCGCCGGCGTGCTGTTGCTCCTGCTCGCCCACGGCCTCAAGCGCAGCAAGCGGCGCGCCTGGCGGGCCGCCGTGGTCCTGCTCCCGGCGGGCGCCGTCGCGCAGTTCGTGTACCGGCACTCGATCGTGGGCGCGCTCATCTCGCTCGCGCTGCTGGTGCCGCTGGTGGTCCACCGCGACCAGTTCAACGCGCTGCCCGACCCGCGCAGCCGGTGGCGCGCGCTCGCCAACTTCGTCCTCATGGGCGCCGGTTCCCTCGTCCTCGGGCTGATCATCGTCAGCGTCCACCCGCGGCGCATGATCGGCGACCCGAGCCTGGCCGATCGCATTACGCACGTCCTGTACGGCCTCTTCGGCTTCGAGGGCCCGGTCGACTACCAGGGCAGCACCTCCTGGACCGTCGCCTTCTCGCTCGGCGCCCTCGGCTGGATCACCGCCGTCACCACGATCTACCTCGCCTTCCGCCCCGAGCACCCGGCCGCCCGCCTCACCGAGGAGGACGAGAACCGGCTGCGCGCCCTGCTGGACAAGCACGGCCGCCGCGACTCCCTCGGCCACTTCGCGCTGCGCCGCGACAAGGCCGTGGTCTTCTCCCCCAGCGGCAAGGCCGCCGTCACCTACCGCGTCGTCTCCGGCGTGATGCTCGCCAGCGGCGACCCCATCGGCGACGTGGAGGCCTGGCCCGGCGCCATCGAACGCTTCATGGACGAGGCCAAGGCACACTCCTGGACACCCGCCGTCATGGGCTGCTCGGAGACCGGCGGCGAGGTCTGGACCCGCGAGACCGGCCTCGACGCCCTCGAACTGGGCGACGAGGCGGTGGTGGACGTCGCGGATTTCTCACTCGCCGGCCGCGCGATGCGCAACGTCCGGCAGATGGTCAAGCGCATCGAGCGCGCCGGTTACGAGACCCGCGTACGTCGTGTCCGTGACCTCGGCGAGGCCGAGCTGGAGCGGATCCGGCTGGCCGCGGAGGACTGGCGCGGCACCGACACCGAGCGCGGCTTCTCCATGGCGCTCGGCCGCGTGGGCGACGCCGCGGACGGCGACTGCCTCATCGCCACCGCCCACAAGGCCGACGAGGTACCCGGCCCCTACGGCGACCTGAAGGCGATCCTCCACTTCGTGCCCTGGGGCACCGACGGCGCCTCCCTGGACCTGATGCGCCGCGACCGCGCCGCCGACCCCGGCATGAACGAGCTCCTCATCGTCGCCGCGCTCCAGGCCGCCCCGAAGTTCGGCATCACGCGCGTGTCGCTGAACTTCGCCATGTTCCGCTCCGCGCTGGCCCGCGGCGAGAAGATCGGCGCGGGACCGGTGCTGCGCGCCTGGCGCGGGCTGCTGGTCTTCCTCTCCCGCTGGTTCCAGATCGAGTCCCTGTACAAGTTCAACGCCAAGTTCCAGCCCCGCTGGGAACCCCGCTTCGTCGTCTACCGCGCCTCCGGCGACCTCCCGCGCATCGGCTTCGCCGCCATGCAGGCCGAGGGCTTCGTCAACCTCGCCCTCCCCCTGCCCCGCTTCCTGCGCCGCCGCACCAAGCCGGCACGCGCGTGTGCCCACAGCCTCACGGAGAGACAGGACGTACGGGCCGCCTGACCCGCCCCCCGACCGGCCCGGGCGCAGGCCCCGCCCCTCCCAGCCCTGGGGCCCGCGCCCGGGCCGCCCCGCGTCCCCGCCCCCCGCTGGGCCTACGCTGAACGTATGAGCAAGCAGAGCGGACGCGGGCGCGTCGCCGGCCTTCCGGACTGGGACCGCTGCGCGGTCATGGGGGTCGTCAACGTGACCCCCGACTCCTTCTCGGACGGCGGCCGCTGGTTCGACACGACGGCCGCCGTCAAGCACGGCCTCGAACTGGTCGCCGAGGGCGCCGACCTCGTCGACGTCGGCGGCGAGTCCACCCGCCCCGGCGCCACCCGCGTCGACGAGGCCGAGGAACTCCGCCGCGTCATCCCCGTCGTGCGCGGCCTCGCCTCCGAGGGCGCCGTCGTCTCCGTCGACACCATGCGTGCCTCCGTCGCCGCCCAGGCCCTCGCCGCCGGCGCCGCCCTCGTCAACGACGTCAGCGGCGGCCTCGCCGACCCGGCGATGATCCCCGCCGTCGCGGACGCGGGCGCCCCCTTCGTCGTCATGCACTGGCGCGGCTTCCTGGAGGGCGGCAACGTCAAGGGCTCCTACGAGGACGTCGTCACCGAAGTCGTCGACGAACTGCACGCGCGCGTGGAGGCCGTTCTCGCCGGCGGCGTCTCCCCCGACCGCATCGTCGTCGACCCGGGCCTCGGCTTCTCCAAGGAGGCCGACCACGACCTCACCCTGCTCGCCCACCTCGACCGGCTGCACACCCTCGGGCACCCGCTGCTCGTCGCCGCCTCCCGCAAGCGCTTCCTCGGCCGTGTCCTGGCCGGCCCCGAGGGCGCGCCCCCGCCCGCCCGCGAGCGCGACGCGGCCACCGCCGCCGTCTCCGCGATCGCCGCGCACACCGGCGCCTGGGCGGTGCGCGTGCACGAGGTCCGCGCGACGGCGGACGCGGTACGGGTCGCGCGCGCCGTGGAAGGAGCGCGGTGACCGCCCCGCACACCGACGTCGAGCAGGTCGAGGCCGCCAACACCGCCTTCTACGAGGCACTGGAACAGGGCGACTTCGAAGGCGTCTCCTCGCTCTGGCTCACCCCGGCCGACCTGGGCGTCGACGAGGAGTACCACGACCCCGCGGACACCGGCGTGATCTCCTGCGTGCACCCCGGCTGGCCGGTGCTGACCGGACGCGGCGAGGTCCTGCGCTCGTACGCGCTGATCATGGCGAACACCGACTACATCCAGTTCTTCCTCACCGATGTGCATGTCTCCGTCACCGGCGACACCGCCCTGGTGACCTGCACGGAGAACATCCTCAGCGGCGGCCCCGCGCCCCGGGCCGGCGAGGAGCTCGGGCCGCTCGTGGGCCAGCTCGTGGTCGCCACCAACGTCTTCCGCCGCACCGCCGACGGCTGGAAACTCTGGTCCCACCACGCCTCCCCGGTCCTCGCCGAGAACGACGACCGGCCGGACACCGACGAGGACGACGAGAGTCCCGCCTGATCCGGGAAGTGGCTGGAATCACGAACCCGTGGGCCGCCGCGGCCACCGGCCCATGAGCCACCGGGTTCACCAAGGGAAACACCGGGTGCAGACTGCCCCGCAGACCGCCCTCACCGCGCGCCCACCGCCCGGCCCCGTCGGTGCACGCAGGTAGATTCGTTCGAGGCAACCGACGATTGCAGGAGTGATTCGCGTGGATCGTGTCGCGCTGCGCGGCCTGAAGGCCCGCGGGTACCACGGTGTGTTCCCCGAGGAACGCAGGGAGGGCCAGACCTTCGTCGTGGACCTCGTGCTGGGCCTGGACACCCGGCCGGCCGCCGCCGACGACGACCTGGCGAAGACCGTGCACTACGGCGTCGTGGCGGAGGAGGTCGTGGCCGTCGTCGAGGGCGAACCGGTCAACCTCATCGAGACGCTCGCCGAACGCATCGCCCAGGCCTGTCTGCGGCACGAGGGGGTACAAGAGGTCGAGGTCGTGGTCCACAAGCCGAACGCCCCGATCACGGTCCCCTTCGACGACGTGACCGTCACCATCACCCGGAGCCGAGTATGACCGCGTCCTTCACCGAGGGTCACAGCGACCCGACCGTTCAGCCGGTGCCCGCCTCCGTCGTCCGGCAGGTGGACGCCGCCGACACCACCCTGCACAACCCCAAATGGGCCGTGCTCTCCCTCGGTGCCAACCTCGGCAACCGCCTGGAGACCCTCCAGGGGGCCGTCGACGCCCTGGAGGACACCCCCGGCGTCCGCGTCAAGGCCGTCTCCCCGGTGTACGAGACGGAGCCCTGGGGCGTCGAGCCCGGCAGCCAGCCCGCCTACTTCAACGCGGTCGTCCTGCTGAAGACCACCCTGCCCCCGTCCTCGCTCCTGGAGCGGGCCCACGCGGTCGAGGAGGCCTTCCACCGCGTCCGGGACGAACGCTGGGGCGCGCGCACCCTCGACGTCGACATCGTGGCGTACGCCGATGTCGTCGACGACGACCCCCACCTCACGCTGCCGCACCCGCGCGCCCACGAACGCGCCTTCGTCCTCGCCCCCTGGCACGACGTCGACCCCGAGGCGCGGCTCCCCGGACACGGCGCGGTCGTGGACCTTCTCGACACGGTCACCCGCGAGGGCGTCACCGCCCGCAAGGACCTGGAACTCCACCTGCCCGAGTAGTCGTTAAGGTCAAGACGACCACCACGACACTCGTCCGCGGCACGACCGCGGAACCCGGGGGAGCTGAAGGGACACCGTGAGAGAGCTGCGCATCAGGGTGCTGGCCGGCGTGTTCGTCGTGGCTGGCGTCCTGTCCTGGGCGGGCGCCCGCCTCTGGAACTCGATCGGGACCCTTCCCAGCGTCCCCCTGGCCGCCCCCATCGTCCTCGCCCTGATCGCCGTGGTCCTGCTGTCCACGGCACTCTCGCTGCGCGCCCGTCTCAAGGCCCAGCGCGAGCGGCGCCCCGAGGCCAAGGGCGTCGACCCCCTGATGGCGGCCCGCGCGGTCGTCTTCGGCCAGGCCAGCGCGCTGGTCGCCGCCCTCGTCTCCGGCATGTACGGCGGCACGGGCGTCTTCCTCCTGGAGTCCCTCGACATCCCCGCCCGCCGCGACCAGGCCATCTACGCCGGCTTCTCGGTCCTGGCCGGCATCGCCGTCATAGCGTCCGCCCTCTTCCTGGAACGCGTCTGCCGCCTCCCGGAGGACGACGACCACGACAAGGGAGCCGCTTCCCCGGCCTGACGGCCGACGGCTCCCGGCGTGCCTCAGTGCGCCATGATCAGGCTCATCGCCTCGTTGCGCGTCGCCATGTCCCGCAGCTGACCGCGCACCGCCGAGGTGATGGTCTTGGCGCCGGGCTTGCGGATGCCCCGCATGGACATGCACATGTGCTCGCACTCGACGACCACGATCACCCCGCGCGGCTCGAGGATCTCCATGAGCGCGTCCGCGATCTGCGTGGTGAGACGTTCCTGCACCTGCGGGCGGCGCGCGAAGACATCTACCAGCCGGGCCAGCTTGGACAGCCCGGTGATCTTCCCCGAGGTGGACGGGATGTAGCCGACATGGGCGACGCCCCGGAACGGCACCAGATGATGCTCACAGGTCGAGAACACCTCGATGTCCTTGACCAGCACCATTTCGTCGTGCCCCAGGTCGAACGTCGTCGTCAGCACGTCCTCGGGCTTCTGCCACAACCCCGCGAATATCTCCCGGTACGCCCGCGCCACCCGCGCCGGAGTCTCCTTCAGGCCCTCGCGGTCCGGGTCCTCGCCGACCGCGATCAGGAGTTCGCGTACGGCGTTCTCGGCGCGCTTCTCGTCGAACTCGCCGATGAAGCCCTCGCCGTCCAGCGTCACGGGGTCGGTCATGTGCTGCCTCGTTCCTAGATGTCCTACAAGGTCCCGCCGGGCCGTACGGAATCGGCCATATGGCAATGCCGCGCCCCCCAGGCTAGAACCTGGGGGGCGCGGCATCCATTCCGGGCCTGGTGGGGGCTCCGGGAGCTCGGATCAGCTCTCGGGGCGGTCCTCCGGGGCGGGCTCGGTCACCGGGGCGGGCTCCGCCGCGGTGGACTTCGCGGTGGAGATCGCCGGGGTCGCGCCGTTGGCGCCGTTCGTCAGCGCGAGCTCCTTGGGCGAGAGCACCGGCGGACGGGTGGACGGCGTACGGCGGGAGGAACCGGTCCAGGCGGGCCGTGCCGGGCGCTTGACGATGGCCGAGAAGATCTCGGCGATCTCCTCCTTGCCCAGCGTCTCCTTCTCCAGCAGCTGCAGGACCAGGTTGTCGAGGACGTCGCGGTTCTCGACCAGGATCTCCCAGGCCTCGTTGTGCGCGTTCTCGATGAGCTTCTTGACTTCCTCGTCCACCAGCGCGGCGACCTCTTCCGAGTAGTCGCGCTGGTGAGCCATCTCACGGCCGAGGAACGGCTCGGTGTTGTCGCCGCCGAACTTGATCGCACCCAGGCGCTCGGTCATGCCGTACTGGGTGACCATCGCGCGGGCGGTGGCGGTGGCCTTCTCGATGTCGTTCGCCGCGCCCGTGGTCGGGTCGTGGAAGACGAGCTCCTCCGCAGCGCGGCCGCCGAGCATGTAGGCCAGCTGGTCCAGCATCTCGTTGCGCGTGGTGGAGTACTTGTCCTCGTCCGGGAGCACCATCGTGTAGCCCAGCGCACGGCCGCGGCTCAGGATCGTGATCTTGTGGACGGGGTCGGAGTTCGGGGAGGCCGCCGCGACCAGGGCGTGACCGCCCTCGTGGTACGCGGTGATCTTCTTCTCCTTGTCCGACATGATCCGGGTCCGCTTCTGCGGGCCCGCGACCACACGGTCGATCGCCTCGTCCAGCATCTGGTTGTCGATCAGCTTCTTGTCGCTGCGCGCCGTGAGGAGCGCGGCTTCGTTCAGCACGTTCGACAGGTCGGCGCCCGTGAAGCCGGGGGTGCGGCGGGCGACGGCGGCCAGGTCGACGTCGGGCGCGACCGGCTTGCCCTTCTGGTGGACCTTGAGGATCTCCAGACGTCCCTGCATGTCCGGGCGGTCGACCGCGATCTGACGGTCGAAACGGCCGGGGCGCAGCAGCGCCGGGTCGAGGATGTCGGGCCGGTTCGTCGCGGCGATGAGGATCACGCCGCCCTTGACGTCGAAGCCGTCCATCTCGACGAGGAGCTGGTTCAGGGTCTGCTCGCGCTCGTCGTGACCGCCGCCGAGGCCGGCGCCGCGGTGGCGGCCGACCGCGTCGATCTCGTCGACGAAGACGATCGCCGGGGCGTTCGCCTTGGCCTGCTCGAAGAGGTCACGGACCCGGGAGGCACCGACACCGACGAACATCTCGACGAAGTCGGAACCGGAGATCGAGTAGAAGGGGACGCCCGCCTCGCCGGCGACGGCGCGCGCGAGCAGGGTCTTGCCGGTGCCGGGCGGGCCGTACAGCAGCACACCCTTGGGGATCTTGGCGCCGACGGCCTGGAACTTGGCGGGCTCCTGCAGGAACTCCTTGATCTCGTGGAGTTCCTCGACGGCCTCGTCCGAGCCGGCCACGTCGGCGAACGTCGTCTTCGGGGTGTCCTTGGTGATGAGCTTCGCCTTGGACTTGCCGAAGTTCATGACGCGCGAGCCGCCGCCCTGCATCTGGTTCATCAGGAACAGGAAGACGACCACGATGAGGACGAAGGGGAGCAGGGACAGCAGGATCCCGACGAAGGCGTTCTGCTTCGTCGGAGAGACCGTGTAGCCGTCCGGGATCTGCTTGTCCTGGTACTTGGTCTGCAGCGTGTTGGCGATGGTCACGCCTTGGTCGCCGATGTAGCTCGCCTGGATCTTCGAGCTGCCCTTGACCTTCACGCCGTCTTTGAGCGTGACCTTGATGGTCTGCTCGTCACCGGTGGTGAGCTTGGCCGACTCGACCTTGTTCTCGTTGATCGCCGCCACGACTTGGCCGGTGTCCACCGTCTTGTAGCCGCCGGACGAGCCGACGACCTGCATCAACACGACCACGGCAAGGACGGCCAGCACGATCCACATGACCGGCCCACGGAAGTATCGCTTCACGTCCATCCATACGGAGCGGTGCCGCCCCGTCCCTCCTGCCATAGTGAGTTTGATAAGACAGTTCTTCTGACGGTACCCCAGCTTTGTCGCGGGAAGCCGCACGGTCCGGCTGGGGAACCCGTCTGCATGCTCCAACGGCGCGAGGCCCGCCGGGGTTCCCGTACGTCCTACGGGTCTGTGCCCCGAGGGGTTCAGCCGCCGTAGACGTGGGGCGCGAGCGTACCGACGAACGGAAGATTGCGGTACTTCTCGGCGTAGTCGAGTCCGTAGCCGACGACGAACTCGTTGGGGATGTCGAAGCCGACCCACTCGACCTCGATGGCGACCTTGGCGGCGTCCGGCTTGCGCAGCAGCGTGCAGATCTTCAGGGACTCGGGCTCGCGGGAGCCGAGGTTGTTGATCAGCCAGGACAGGGTCAGCCCGGAGTCGATGATGTCCTCGACGATCAGGACGTGCCTGCCCTTGATGTCGGTGTCGAGGTCCTTGAGGATCCGCACCACACCGGAGGACTGGGTGCCCGCGCCGTACGACGACACGGCCATCCAGTCCATGGTGACGGGGGTGGACAGCGCCCGGGCGAGGTCGGCCATGACCATCACCGCGCCCTTGAGCACGCCGACGATCAGCAGGTCCTTGCCCGCGTACTCCGCGTCGATCTTCGCGGCCAGCTCGGCCAGCTTCGCGTCGATCTCTTCCTTGGTGATGAGCACCTGCTGGAGGTCGGCACCCATGTCTTTCGCGTCCACCCGCATCACTTTCGGTCGTCCCAAGGGCCGGTCCGGACCCTCCGTGCGGAGGGTCGGGAATCAGCCTTGCCGAATCACCAGTCTGCCACCCTGCCGCTGGGCCACGACTTTGCCCGGGAGATTGATGGCTCCCTGGCCGCGCCAGCCGGTGATCAGCCGGTCGACCTCCTCGATGTGCCGGGCGAAGAGGGAGCCGGCCGGGGCGCCCGCCTCGATGGCGGCACGGCGCAGGATGCGGCGGCGGACGGCGGGCGGCAGGGCGTAGAGCTTGGCGCACTCCAGGAGGCCCGCCGCGTCGCGTACGGAGTCCTCCGCGCGGCGGGCCCAGGCGTCGAGGGCGTCGGCGTCGTCGCGGGAGAGCTGGGCCGTCCGGGCGAGTGCCTCGACGACGCCCTTGCCGAGGGCCTTCTCCAGCGCGGGCAGGCCTTCGTGACGCAGCCGGGAGCGGGTGTAGGCGGGGTCGGCGTTGTGAGGGTCGTCCCAGACGGGCAGGGACTGGACCATGCAGGCCTTGCGGGCGGTCTGGCGGTCGAGTTCGAGGAAGGGGCGGCGGTAACGGCCGTCGGCCCCCGAGACCGCGGCCATTCCGGACAGGGAGCGGATGCCGGAGCCGCGGGCGAGCCCGAGGAGGACCGTCTCGGCCTGGTCGTCGCGGGTGTGGCCGAGGAGGACGGCTGCGGCGCCGTGGTGTTCGGCGGCGGCGTCGAGGGCGGCGTAGCGGGCGTCGCGGGCGGCGGCCTCGGGGCCGCCTTCGCGGCCGACGGTGACGGCGGTGGACTCGACGGGGTCCAGGCCGAGTTCGCGCAGGCGCAGGACGACTTCTTCGGCGCGCAGGTCGGAGCCGGGCTGCAGGCCGTGGTCGACGGTGACACCGCCGGCGCGGATGCCGAGCCGGGGGGCTTCGAAGGCCAGTGCGGAGGCGAGCGCCATGGAGTCGGCGCCGCCGGAGCACGCCACGAGGACGAGCGGCGCGGGCGGGCGCCTGTACGGCGCCGGCACGAGGGTGTCGGCGGTCGCCCCGGTGGGCTGGTGGTCGTTGAGGATGTCGTGGAGGACGCGGCGGACCGCCAGGCGTATCGCCGCGACCGCTGGATGGGGACCCATGTCCGGTTCCCTTCAAGAAGTGTTCGGGGGGTGAACCCGAGGTCGGTCACTCAGAGTGTGTAGATGGTGACAGAACCGGGCCGTTCCCTGAGCATCGCACGCCTGTCGCGGGCTCACGGTCCCTCGGACGGGTGATTGAAGGGGCGTTTGCCTGCCACGGGCCGTTTCCGGTTCACGGCGTTCCGCGTCGGCGTGCGGCCGGGCTCACGATTCGGCCTTGCGGTGCACCCGCGCGACCCAGTCCGCGGGTTTGGCGATCTCGGCCTTGGTGGGGAGGGTGTTGGGTGAGGTCCAGACGCGGTTGAAGCCGTCCATGCCGACCTGGTCGACGACGGACCGCACGAACCGTTCGCCGTCCTTGTACTGGCGGAGCTTGGCGTCCAGGCCGAGCAGTTTGCGCAGGGCGACGTCCAGCCGGGAGGCGCCCTTGGCGCGGCGCTGCTGGAACTTCTCGCGGATCTCGGCGACGGTGGGCACGACGTCGGGGCCGACGCCGTCCATGACGAAGTCGGCGTGGCCCTCCAGGAGGGACATCACGGCGGTGAGGCGGCCGAGGATCTCCCGCTGGGCCGGGGTCTGCACGAGTTCGACGAGGGAGCGGCCGCCGTCGTCCTCCTCGCCCTCGGGGCGGCCGCCGGCGAGGGACTGGGCGGCCTCCCGGAAGCGCTCGAGGAAGGTCATGGGGTCGACGTCGGTCTCCCCCAGGAACGACTGGATCTCGCCCTCCAGGTGGTCGCGCAGCCAGGGCACGGAGGAGAACTGGGTGCG
It includes:
- a CDS encoding phosphatidylglycerol lysyltransferase domain-containing protein, with translation MSGGVPNRSSRVQALMRGPRPQSVPALVGRACALVGLVDVAAGIFPRFRQSRMHTLAEVLPGSFGPFAAALSLSAGVLLLLLAHGLKRSKRRAWRAAVVLLPAGAVAQFVYRHSIVGALISLALLVPLVVHRDQFNALPDPRSRWRALANFVLMGAGSLVLGLIIVSVHPRRMIGDPSLADRITHVLYGLFGFEGPVDYQGSTSWTVAFSLGALGWITAVTTIYLAFRPEHPAARLTEEDENRLRALLDKHGRRDSLGHFALRRDKAVVFSPSGKAAVTYRVVSGVMLASGDPIGDVEAWPGAIERFMDEAKAHSWTPAVMGCSETGGEVWTRETGLDALELGDEAVVDVADFSLAGRAMRNVRQMVKRIERAGYETRVRRVRDLGEAELERIRLAAEDWRGTDTERGFSMALGRVGDAADGDCLIATAHKADEVPGPYGDLKAILHFVPWGTDGASLDLMRRDRAADPGMNELLIVAALQAAPKFGITRVSLNFAMFRSALARGEKIGAGPVLRAWRGLLVFLSRWFQIESLYKFNAKFQPRWEPRFVVYRASGDLPRIGFAAMQAEGFVNLALPLPRFLRRRTKPARACAHSLTERQDVRAA
- the folP gene encoding dihydropteroate synthase, whose translation is MSKQSGRGRVAGLPDWDRCAVMGVVNVTPDSFSDGGRWFDTTAAVKHGLELVAEGADLVDVGGESTRPGATRVDEAEELRRVIPVVRGLASEGAVVSVDTMRASVAAQALAAGAALVNDVSGGLADPAMIPAVADAGAPFVVMHWRGFLEGGNVKGSYEDVVTEVVDELHARVEAVLAGGVSPDRIVVDPGLGFSKEADHDLTLLAHLDRLHTLGHPLLVAASRKRFLGRVLAGPEGAPPPARERDAATAAVSAIAAHTGAWAVRVHEVRATADAVRVARAVEGAR
- a CDS encoding nuclear transport factor 2 family protein; amino-acid sequence: MTAPHTDVEQVEAANTAFYEALEQGDFEGVSSLWLTPADLGVDEEYHDPADTGVISCVHPGWPVLTGRGEVLRSYALIMANTDYIQFFLTDVHVSVTGDTALVTCTENILSGGPAPRAGEELGPLVGQLVVATNVFRRTADGWKLWSHHASPVLAENDDRPDTDEDDESPA
- the folB gene encoding dihydroneopterin aldolase, with protein sequence MDRVALRGLKARGYHGVFPEERREGQTFVVDLVLGLDTRPAAADDDLAKTVHYGVVAEEVVAVVEGEPVNLIETLAERIAQACLRHEGVQEVEVVVHKPNAPITVPFDDVTVTITRSRV
- the folK gene encoding 2-amino-4-hydroxy-6-hydroxymethyldihydropteridine diphosphokinase encodes the protein MTASFTEGHSDPTVQPVPASVVRQVDAADTTLHNPKWAVLSLGANLGNRLETLQGAVDALEDTPGVRVKAVSPVYETEPWGVEPGSQPAYFNAVVLLKTTLPPSSLLERAHAVEEAFHRVRDERWGARTLDVDIVAYADVVDDDPHLTLPHPRAHERAFVLAPWHDVDPEARLPGHGAVVDLLDTVTREGVTARKDLELHLPE
- a CDS encoding DUF3180 domain-containing protein; protein product: MRELRIRVLAGVFVVAGVLSWAGARLWNSIGTLPSVPLAAPIVLALIAVVLLSTALSLRARLKAQRERRPEAKGVDPLMAARAVVFGQASALVAALVSGMYGGTGVFLLESLDIPARRDQAIYAGFSVLAGIAVIASALFLERVCRLPEDDDHDKGAASPA
- the folE gene encoding GTP cyclohydrolase I FolE; protein product: MTDPVTLDGEGFIGEFDEKRAENAVRELLIAVGEDPDREGLKETPARVARAYREIFAGLWQKPEDVLTTTFDLGHDEMVLVKDIEVFSTCEHHLVPFRGVAHVGYIPSTSGKITGLSKLARLVDVFARRPQVQERLTTQIADALMEILEPRGVIVVVECEHMCMSMRGIRKPGAKTITSAVRGQLRDMATRNEAMSLIMAH
- the ftsH gene encoding ATP-dependent zinc metalloprotease FtsH, with product MDVKRYFRGPVMWIVLAVLAVVVLMQVVGSSGGYKTVDTGQVVAAINENKVESAKLTTGDEQTIKVTLKDGVKVKGSSKIQASYIGDQGVTIANTLQTKYQDKQIPDGYTVSPTKQNAFVGILLSLLPFVLIVVVFLFLMNQMQGGGSRVMNFGKSKAKLITKDTPKTTFADVAGSDEAVEELHEIKEFLQEPAKFQAVGAKIPKGVLLYGPPGTGKTLLARAVAGEAGVPFYSISGSDFVEMFVGVGASRVRDLFEQAKANAPAIVFVDEIDAVGRHRGAGLGGGHDEREQTLNQLLVEMDGFDVKGGVILIAATNRPDILDPALLRPGRFDRQIAVDRPDMQGRLEILKVHQKGKPVAPDVDLAAVARRTPGFTGADLSNVLNEAALLTARSDKKLIDNQMLDEAIDRVVAGPQKRTRIMSDKEKKITAYHEGGHALVAAASPNSDPVHKITILSRGRALGYTMVLPDEDKYSTTRNEMLDQLAYMLGGRAAEELVFHDPTTGAANDIEKATATARAMVTQYGMTERLGAIKFGGDNTEPFLGREMAHQRDYSEEVAALVDEEVKKLIENAHNEAWEILVENRDVLDNLVLQLLEKETLGKEEIAEIFSAIVKRPARPAWTGSSRRTPSTRPPVLSPKELALTNGANGATPAISTAKSTAAEPAPVTEPAPEDRPES
- the hpt gene encoding hypoxanthine phosphoribosyltransferase, which encodes MRVDAKDMGADLQQVLITKEEIDAKLAELAAKIDAEYAGKDLLIVGVLKGAVMVMADLARALSTPVTMDWMAVSSYGAGTQSSGVVRILKDLDTDIKGRHVLIVEDIIDSGLTLSWLINNLGSREPESLKICTLLRKPDAAKVAIEVEWVGFDIPNEFVVGYGLDYAEKYRNLPFVGTLAPHVYGG
- the tilS gene encoding tRNA lysidine(34) synthetase TilS; translation: MGPHPAVAAIRLAVRRVLHDILNDHQPTGATADTLVPAPYRRPPAPLVLVACSGGADSMALASALAFEAPRLGIRAGGVTVDHGLQPGSDLRAEEVVLRLRELGLDPVESTAVTVGREGGPEAAARDARYAALDAAAEHHGAAAVLLGHTRDDQAETVLLGLARGSGIRSLSGMAAVSGADGRYRRPFLELDRQTARKACMVQSLPVWDDPHNADPAYTRSRLRHEGLPALEKALGKGVVEALARTAQLSRDDADALDAWARRAEDSVRDAAGLLECAKLYALPPAVRRRILRRAAIEAGAPAGSLFARHIEEVDRLITGWRGQGAINLPGKVVAQRQGGRLVIRQG